The following nucleotide sequence is from Bacteroidota bacterium.
AGCAACTATATAATGCGAAAAGGTATTGACCATACATATAATCGGTAACTGGGTATTGCGTATATGCTGATGGCCAAGTGGCTCAAGACTCAATAAACTAAAATGTGAAGGCCAAACAGAATATTTTCCATTTGTAACAGAAGTAAGAGCAACACTTAAACCGAATGGTAAAGTTGGTCCATTTTGATTACCTGTCAGCCAAGGCCACAAATATAAACCACCATTATTGGCAAGTTTTGCATATAAGCCACCATCAATCGAATTGCTAACAGAATTTACCCAATCAGGGTCTAAATCATTTTGGCGTTTATCATTATCGCTATCACCATCATCGTTAAAATCATAATAACCCTTTGAACCACTTGTAAATCTACCTTTCGCATTATAAAATCCAGTCTCTCCAGCTAAAGGCAGATTAGTTCCATTATAACTAGTGTATTGCCCCCTGTAAACCCATGCTAAAGCACTTGGCCCACACCATCCGCTCCAGCGAGTGTTGCGCATAGCAGTTGTATTGTATGCAGGTATCCTGTATTCATCGTAGGTTGTCCAGCTTCCTTTACTTTCATTAATAGCTGATGCAATTTCTTCATCGCTCATTGATTCAAGCTCGGCTTTTAATGTGTCTATTAAACTCCAATATTTCTCAGCATATTCCTGATTCAATGCGTCCTTTTGTTCAACACCTGATATAATCAACTCTAAATCGGTTATTTCCAATTTTTCTTTTTCATCCTCGGTTAAAGATAATAAAGCGTCAATCATGCCTTGTGCATCTTCTGATACTATTTCTGTTACTGATTTACCAGTCTCAGGGTCAATAACTGCCGAAGGTTCATCACCTGATTTTCCAGGAACACCAAGTAAAATCCTTGATGGATAGCCTCCGCTAATCATTCTATAACTGCCTCCTTTTGTGGTTAGGTTGGAATAATCACGAACATAAGGTAAAACATGGGACACTGCGGCATCTGTTTCTTTTTGGGCACAGGCAGTTACAGTTCCTAATGCTTTTCCTGATTCGTCAGTAACAATAAATTCGTAATACTTTGCCCTTGACTTACCATCAAAAACAACAACAGGCTTTTCAGATAATTTTGTGCCATTCCAGTTCATGGATTCTTTTATACCAAGTTCCATTTCTAACACAGCAAGTTTACGCGCAGTTTTGTAAGGAACATTGTCAGGATTTGAACCTATTTCATAGAGTGTTGCATCGTCTGAGAACGGAATGTCCGAAACATTTACACTACCTTTTGATGAAATATTTGTATCGCCAACAAGCATTTCATCTTTGTTGCAAGAACTAATTATAGCCAAAGCAATGAATACTAAAAGAAATTTTAATTGTTTCATAAAGATTTTAATTTTAAAAGTTTAACATAAATTGGACATAAATCAAAACATAAAGATTATTAAAAATCTGATGGTCTTTGTTTTTCGTTTTTTTCATTATCAATGTTTATTTAGTTCATTAATGGCACTGCGGTTTTTCCTGCCTTGCCGCTAACGGTACGCCAATATGAGCAGGCTGGGCTTAAAACCGCCAACCCAAAAAACCAGCGATACCGCGGATTAAATATACAAACTTTTCTATTTCTGCAACCCCCAGCTTGCTTATATTGGCTGTTATAGCCTGGTGGCGGCGTGTTAAAAGCGCAAAGCTATATGGGCGCACAAGGTTTGGAACATCATTTTGCCCCCGGAACCGGATTTAATTGCTATCTCATCTATCTGCCGGGCATTTAATAGCTGCAGGACTTGTCAGGGTGCAAAGCAAAGTGGCGGAAAAGTTGTTTCAAAAACCATTAGCCAAACCATTGGCTCAGAGGCTGAGTAAATGGTTATTATTAAGCAGACAAAAGGCTTTATTGCCAAAAGAGCCAAAGCTTACTCATGGTTTTGGAATTGGTTTTTGAACTTTACCCAAGTTTTGTGACACTTTGCAATCCGTTACAATAGCGCTCCAATTAAATGAAGGGGTGGGACTGGGGCATGCAAAATGTGTTATCAAACCGGAGCTAACTTAGATGCACTATCAGTAAAATGACCTTAAAATTGGCAGGTGACACTTGGCTGTAACGGTGGTGGTATGAGAAGCTGCCGATTGCGGGCGAATGATTTATCAAGCTAAACGAGTGTTGATGCGGGTGATGAACCTGAAAATTGCGCAACTCTCGGCAGTTTTTTATACCACGTGTTGGGCGCTGCCTTTTATTTATTTACTCGTTTTCTATAAAAATAATTAATTCCCAAAAATGAAAATCCTAAAACGAAACATATTATCATAATAGTCAAAGATTCTTTCTTTTTCATTTCAAATGCAATCAAAATTTTGCCATTCGCCTCAATTTGGTATATTATTAAGTGTTTGGGGAAGAATATTCTTTTTTTATAATAAATCTTTATGAATTCTCCAGGTTTTAAAAAATTTTCAAGTTCTGTGTGGTCAGTAAAAAATTCACTCTTATTGTCATTAAGTTTAATTGCAAAATTATTTCTTTCAATTCTTGTATCATATATCCTATTTTCAATCATTGATAAGTCTTTCAAATCTGCAATTAAAATTTCTATTTTATAAAAAGAGAATCCAATTAGCATTAATCCAAGCATAGGAAATAAAACAAGAGGTCCAAACTTGTATCTATCGATGTAAATTAAATCCGAAATTTTTTTAGAAAAATTCATTGTAGGTCAAGTTTTCGTTTTTTCAAGGTTGCGCCCAACGTTTGGCGGTATGCGCCGTAGGGGATTTCGGAGCTGCGAACCTATCACCCGTTACGAACTTTGATGCGAGTGACACCGCTTGCCTTACCACTAAACCCCCTATGGCGTATGACCGCGTGTTAGCGCCTGGCCTTTTTTATTTTTTGTCTTATTATCAGTCAAATATAATCAATCTTTTCAATCGAAGCACTACCCTTTCACGGTGCGTTGGGGCGGGACGGGCTGGAAGGCTCTTTTGCAGCCTTTGGATTGCAGGGTCGGTCTGAGGGGGCTGCAAATGTGCCTTACAGCGAAGGGAAGGGAGCGTTGGCGTGCCACTGAACTATCCTTCTTTATATTTTAATCCTTATCGCAAAGGTATCAACGGAGAGCGAAAGGGTTTTAATCCACAGCGAAAGGTATTTGATTTAAAGCGAAGACATTTTAATGCTCCTCGAATGGATTTTAATAGTTATCATAGAGCGATTGATGATGATAAACTGTGTTTTAATGGTAATCATAACACGATTGATAATAATCATAAGGCGATTAATGGCAATCATACGAGTTTTAATTAAAATCATAGCGATTTCAATGGTAAACATGGCCGATTAAATGACATGCAAAATAATTTTGATGGTATTGCATAATTTTTATAACTTGCTCAGCGTTATTTTGATAGTTCATTTTTTACAATACTTAATCCATATTGTTTAACCCTTCAAAAATTAAAAAGTATGAACAATTATCAAGAAAGCAAACTTAGCATGTATTTGGTCGTTCGTGATTATATGACCGCCAATGCAACAATCCTGACCCCACTGCCTAATTTCGCAACAAATCAGACCGCTTTTCAAAATGCGATTACTCAAATTCAGGCAAGCGGAGAACTGCAAAACTTTGATAAAACTGGTATTGCAGGAAGTAAAAGTCAGTTAAAACAAACCCTTGTTACACTTGCTGCGGATAGCTCCCGAAAACTTACTGCTTATGCCAAGTTTACAAGCAATCAAACCTTATTGAGCGAAATAAATTATAGTGAAAGCGACCTGAAACGCCGTGCAGATACCAATTTGAAAGATGCTGCACAGGGAATTTATGACCGTGCCCAGCCTATTGTTGCTTCGTTAGCCACTTATGGCATTACTGCTGCCACCCAAACAGCTTTATTAAATGCTATTAATGCTTTTAATACTGCTATTCCTAAACCAAGATTGGGGATTACTGAGAAAAACAATCTACCACGCAGCTTGCTGCGCTCTTTAAAACTGCCGATACCGCTTTGGAAAATATTGATACGGCTGTTGAAATTATTCGTTTGACTCAAGTTAATTTTTATAATGGTTACAAGGCTGCCCGTAAACTTGTTTTAACTGGCGGTGGCAGTGTTTCTGTAAAAGGTATTGTTACCGATGCGAATAGTGGCGAACCTTTAAAATCGGTTACATTGAAATTTTCGACAAACGGAACAACTTCAAAACTTAAAGCTGCCAATGGCAATAGCGATTTAACCAAGAAAACTGCCGATAAAGGTGGTTTTATGATAAAAACGCTTGCAGAAGGTACATATCAGGTTACTATTACCAAACCGGGTTATAAAGAGCAAATTGTAACTGTGAATGTAAGTGATGGAGAAATGAGTGTTTTAGATATAAAACTCGATAAAGCATAGCAAAACAAGCCCCGCGAAGCGGGGTTTTGTTTTTATATCATGTTTTATTTTTCTCAGTATTGTAAATTTTGTACATATCCTTAACAACACCTGTCATTTTATCAATCAGACTTTTGGGTTGGATAACTTGTAAGTTTGCCCCGTAAGATAGCAGTTCCATTAATAAATCGTGGGTTTCATATAAATAAAGGCTTATTCTCAATTCGGTTTCATTGTCAATAAGAATCTTTTGAGATTCATGCAACGGATAAGATTTAATGTATTTCCCTTGAAATGGCTCAAATGATAACACTATTTCTTCAGGGTCGGAATCATCGGAAGTGATAATACCATAGCAATTTTCAAAATAATCATTGGGGTTTAAATTGGCTGGATAATTATATTTCTTTTTTGTTATTTCAAGCCCGTGAATCCTGTCAAGGGCGAATGTTTTTGTATAGTTATCCTTAAAATCTTTGCAAAGTAAATACCAACGTCCTTTAAATTCCTTCAAAGCGTATGGCTCAACCTCTCTTGTCGTTTGGTTTGTTTCGTAAAATTTTTGATAATCCATTCGAACAACCAAACGGTTTTTTATTGCATGAAGTAATCCGTAAATATGCTCTGTACCTAAAGAACAACGTTTTTCCAAAAGGACAAAAGGAGTTAATTGTTGCCCTGTGCTTAATGAATTAAATATGTCGAAAGCCTCCATCATTCTGTTATTAAAACCAGAATGCTCATCTTCCTCAATATAATACTGGTTTAAATTATTACAATGAATATCAATATTGAAAATGGAGCGGATTTCGTTTAAATCACGCTGAAATGTCCGCAATGAAATGTTTTTCGGGGAATCCATTATATCAAATTCCCTTTCGATATAGTCGTTTATCTCATTAAAGGTTGCAAACTTAGAATTTCTAAGCTTTTTGATTATCAATAAGAACCTAATTATGTAATCTCGTTTTGACATTGTTTGAATAATTAAGTCGTTAAATATTTAAGCAACCGTAAAGCCAACTGATTTAACAGGTACATTTTCGAAACTTTGCTCCTCAATATTGTAAATATCGGAAACAGTCATTGGCTTGTCTATAATTACATCCTTCCCGATTTTATAAGCTAAAGCCTGAGCCTTATTAATTTCGAGTTCTTTAAACTCGTAGCGGGCAAGTAATCTTCCTTTACGCAAAATAGCATCATCAATTTTCTTAATCCCTGCATTGAAGGTACAAATTACATTGACCGACAAAGCATCAGAAAGCAAACCATCACCAAGATTTAACAGATTTGATAATGCAGAGGCATTATTATGTCCATTTTCACGAGGAACAAGAAGGCTCTCACAATCTTCTAATATTAAAACGGAATTAGGCTGGTCAGAAATAAACGGCAAAAACTCAGGTGAGTTTAAAGCCTCAATCATATTTAAAGGGAAATAGATAAATTTTCGCTCAATCTGACTGATTAAATGACGCAAATAATACGTTTTGCCCGAACCATACTTGCCATGAAGCAATACAAGACCGTTTTTTATTTTTGTTTTTAAAGAATCGAATATTAAATCATGGATGCCAATAAAGTCGTTGTTATAATGCGTTTGAATGTCTATATCAAAAGGTTTAACATCAAAATCAGCAAGGTCAAAAGAACCTTTCGAATACTGAACCATGTGAAATTTTCTTGCCACCGTTTGCGCTACCTTAAAACTATCGACTATTTTAATAATCTCATGCCGTTCTGCTTCTGAAACAGCGGAACCATAAATAATATCTATGCAATCGTCAATTATTCCAAAAAACAAACCATCCTTGAGTATTAGCAATACTTCGGAACGTTCATAATTGATTTTATAAGAATCTTCTTCAAGAGTCCTATCAATTCTCAATATATGTTTTGAATCAACATTATATTTTTGAATCAGGCATTTTATCAATTCTTCGTTATTGACAGCGTGCCTGATTCTATATCTTGAAAAATATTCGCCAAAAAGATGGATAAATAATTTACCCCAGTGTAAATCTTCTGTAATATCACTGCCAAACAAATCGTAATTCTTTCGCAATTGAAGCGATTGTATGAATTTGTCTTGAAATAAATCGGTATTCATTTGTCTATATTTTAATTTATAGTACAAATTTAGACCGAGGCAATGACAGAACATGACGCTGAAAAATAATTCAATGTGCTTACAAATTAATTTTCCAATTGTTTATGGCAAAATTCAAAATCTCATTGTGTCGTTCCTGTATTTCGGATTCAGTCCATTGACCTTTTAACTTAATAATATCCCCTACAACTTTTTGAGATAGCAACGTGGAGTTCTGAAATCCGTCTGCTTTATCAACAGGGCTGTCATTATTAAGCTGGGCGTTTTTCCCTAAAGTCATTAAAACCAAATTGCCCAAATTATTTAAAAAGTCGTTTTTAAACTCCTCTGAATAGGTCGTGTATTCTGGGTTCTGTGGGGTAATATGTTCAATTGTATTATCCCATTTTTTAGAACCAATTTTATTCAGGTATTCGCTGGCTTTCATAGGAACAACTTTATGTTTGTTCCTTAAATGGTTTTCGTATTTCCAAAGCAAATAGCGAGTTGTAGAATTATAATGGTTTTTACCTTTTAAGTATGCCATAAAATTCTGGTCAAATTGCCAGTACCATTTGAACCCTGAATTTGAAGAAGCAACAAGTTTACTCTTTAAATCTTCGGAATTGCCAGTATAATGTTTAGCATAAGAATGAAAATCGTTTGTCCGATAATCGCCGTAGCTATAAACCATTTTGAAAAGAGTAATTTCCATTAAATGAAACAAATCCTCGTATTTTTCAATATTTGAAGGGTCAGCGATTTTATTATGATAGTGGAATATCTTTAATAGTAAAGGCCAACTGTTGTAGGCATCGAGTATTAAAACATCGCCAATATAACTGTTATCATTGGCTCGTTTTTCAATGATTTCAACATTGATAAATGTATTTTTCAGACTTGTACAAAAGTCTTTAATCCATTGCTCCTTATCAGACGCATTGGACAACTCTTTTTAATATTATCAACCGGATTTTCCCAACCTTTCAGAAACCCTGTGCTGTAATGGTTTAATACCTGGTCTTCATCAAGCTTTTCAATCCGTTCAGTTTGTTTATAAATATCGGCAAATTCATTTTCAACAAATTTAATTGCATCAATAGGGTTTATTTCGGCTGCATTGAGATAGATTTGATACATCAGAAAAGCTTTTAGCTTTTCAAGATTGGTTAAATCTTTACCTCGGTCATTTTGAAATGCAAATATTTGAGTTGCCTGTACCTTGTCTGACACCTCAAATGTTGTAACTACTGCTTCTTCAACTGTTTTTTTCCATCTCAACAATTCGGATGTCGGCTCTTTTTGAAAAATCTCATTGAAATATTCCCAAGCATCGTGAATTTTCTTTTTGGAATCTGTGTCGGCTACGATTTCCTGATTAGCGTTTATTATTAAGTTCTCAAAATAATTATCGTCGTAATCTACTGTTTTGAATTTGCGTTTTTTACCAATACAGAGATAAACCTCCCGAACACGCCAAAGCTCTACTTTATCGTTATTACTATCAATTATCTTTTCTCTAAGTTTTTCCCTATCCTCTAAACATTTAATCAGGCTGCTAAAGAATATAACTATACTTGTCAATCGCTGCTGACCATCTATAACCCAATATTTATTTTCATTAAACTCGTCCTTTTCAAACAGGAAATGACCAAAAAAATATTTCTTTTTCGGGTTTTGTTCTTTTAAATCTGTAATAAACTGTTTGATTTGCTTATCCTTTTCCCAAGAATAGGCTCTTTGGTAAGGTGGTATTGCGAATTGAACGTCTGTATCGACAAACAATTTACGAATAATTGATTCTCTATCCATCTTTAAGAAGTTTGTTAATTGTTCTTTATATGCTGCAAAAATAGCTTTGCACATGCCAAAGCATCAGACAAAGCATCGTGATGATTAAGTTCTATACAATATTCTTCGCAAAGCGAAGCAAGATTAGCTCCATAAATCCGATATGTACAATGTTTATCGTACTCGGGAACACACAAATTATAGTATTCAAGTGTTTGTTTTATACAATGAAAATCGAAAGAGAATCCATTATGGGCAACAACATGTTGCCCCGTTATGTATGGTTCTATTTGAGGCCAAACAATATCAAATGTTGGGGCGTTTTCGGTATCCTCTGGAGTAATCCCATGAATATCAATAAACCTATCCCAATAATAATTATGGGGAGGTTGCACAAGCAAATTGATTTGCTTAACAATCTCCCCATTCTCAACTCTAATCAAACCGACTTGGCAAATACTCCAACGGTAGCCTTGAGCCGTTTCAAAATCAATTGCTGTAAATGAGTTTATCATAAACTACATAGCAGGTTCATGTTTACCTTTATGCGAACCGTTTGGATGACGTGGGCAGGTATTGGCTGTTAAACTGGAAATAGATGAAGCTTTTGAACCACAATATTTACATTCATATTGAGATTTTTCAGCACCTTCATATAGTGCATGTTTACCCTTATGTGAGCCAAGTGGGTGTCTTGGACATGTGTTTGCTGTTAAACTTGAAATTGTAGAGGCACTTGAGCCGCAATACTTACATAAAACTTTTGCCATAATTATGTTTTTTAAAAATTGCCTACTATTATCAGGTTTCGGCTATCCTGTTTTGATTTCAAAAATATTAATCGACTACGCCAGAACATGACGTTTAAATTATTATTTGTCATTTTATCAACTTATCAGTTTAGCACGAACCTATCAACGAAGCGGGTGCGGTGGGAAGAAAGCAAGTGTTTGGCAGCGAAGCGAGGCTTGCAGGGAAGGGCTGCCAAACTTTTGCTTTGTGCGCTGGGTCTTTCTCTTTTTCTTTCATTTTCATCCGTTATCATGGTCGCTGGTCTTTTTTTAGGCTTGGCGCTAACGGCTGACGCTATGGCAAGTGCGGGAATAGATTGCTGCTCAACTGTCTGCCAGCACAAATGTATATAAAGATTTCAAATGTTTCAACGAACACGCAAACCCGCATTTGCTATAGCGTTTGTTATGCACAGTTTTTTATTGTCTGTTTATTTCATTTACAAGTTGGCCGACAGAATAGTAAGTCTGCATTTCTAATTTGTCACGAAGTTTGTCATAGACAAAGTCAGGAATAAGTGGACTTCCTTTTCTGTTAAGATAGATCCCATCTTGTATTTGTCTTATGGCTTCATCGCTCACTGTATTGCCTGCAACCAAATCATTCCAAGTCGCATTTATTAGACTATTTAATTGCTCAAGGTTTTTGATTGAATCATTATTAGTCAACATATTTTTATGTGTCCATTGAATTATTGGAACAGCAGGGAAAATTACAGTTAATAATACTTTACGAAGTGTTATGTCAGAGAATATAGTAAAAACCAATATCATGAGTATAGTTGTAACTCCGATTGTTAAAATGAAATTGCCATATTTTTTCCTTATGCTTGAATCGTAGTTACAATTTGTCTTTTGACAGATTATCTTTCCTGTTTTTTCTGAAACGGTCGCAATTGCAGGTTCGTACCAATTTATTAGTTTAGATAAATCCTTTTTTGATTTATGTATTGTATGATACTTGAATATTTCGTTGTATTCAGGTTTGTCTAGACATAGAATGCTATTCCAAGCAATATC
It contains:
- a CDS encoding carboxypeptidase regulatory-like domain-containing protein, yielding MENIDTAVEIIRLTQVNFYNGYKAARKLVLTGGGSVSVKGIVTDANSGEPLKSVTLKFSTNGTTSKLKAANGNSDLTKKTADKGGFMIKTLAEGTYQVTITKPGYKEQIVTVNVSDGEMSVLDIKLDKA
- a CDS encoding WYL domain-containing protein, with protein sequence MSKRDYIIRFLLIIKKLRNSKFATFNEINDYIEREFDIMDSPKNISLRTFQRDLNEIRSIFNIDIHCNNLNQYYIEEDEHSGFNNRMMEAFDIFNSLSTGQQLTPFVLLEKRCSLGTEHIYGLLHAIKNRLVVRMDYQKFYETNQTTREVEPYALKEFKGRWYLLCKDFKDNYTKTFALDRIHGLEITKKKYNYPANLNPNDYFENCYGIITSDDSDPEEIVLSFEPFQGKYIKSYPLHESQKILIDNETELRISLYLYETHDLLMELLSYGANLQVIQPKSLIDKMTGVVKDMYKIYNTEKNKT
- a CDS encoding AAA family ATPase, which encodes MNTDLFQDKFIQSLQLRKNYDLFGSDITEDLHWGKLFIHLFGEYFSRYRIRHAVNNEELIKCLIQKYNVDSKHILRIDRTLEEDSYKINYERSEVLLILKDGLFFGIIDDCIDIIYGSAVSEAERHEIIKIVDSFKVAQTVARKFHMVQYSKGSFDLADFDVKPFDIDIQTHYNNDFIGIHDLIFDSLKTKIKNGLVLLHGKYGSGKTYYLRHLISQIERKFIYFPLNMIEALNSPEFLPFISDQPNSVLILEDCESLLVPRENGHNNASALSNLLNLGDGLLSDALSVNVICTFNAGIKKIDDAILRKGRLLARYEFKELEINKAQALAYKIGKDVIIDKPMTVSDIYNIEEQSFENVPVKSVGFTVA
- a CDS encoding HNH endonuclease; translation: MSNASDKEQWIKDFCTSLKNTFINVEIIEKRANDNSYIGDVLILDAYNSWPLLLKIFHYHNKIADPSNIEKYEDLFHLMEITLFKMVYSYGDYRTNDFHSYAKHYTGNSEDLKSKLVASSNSGFKWYWQFDQNFMAYLKGKNHYNSTTRYLLWKYENHLRNKHKVVPMKASEYLNKIGSKKWDNTIEHITPQNPEYTTYSEEFKNDFLNNLGNLVLMTLGKNAQLNNDSPVDKADGFQNSTLLSQKVVGDIIKLKGQWTESEIQERHNEILNFAINNWKINL
- a CDS encoding DUF262 domain-containing protein translates to MDRESIIRKLFVDTDVQFAIPPYQRAYSWEKDKQIKQFITDLKEQNPKKKYFFGHFLFEKDEFNENKYWVIDGQQRLTSIVIFFSSLIKCLEDREKLREKIIDSNNDKVELWRVREVYLCIGKKRKFKTVDYDDNYFENLIINANQEIVADTDSKKKIHDAWEYFNEIFQKEPTSELLRWKKTVEEAVVTTFEVSDKVQATQIFAFQNDRGKDLTNLEKLKAFLMYQIYLNAAEINPIDAIKFVENEFADIYKQTERIEKLDEDQVLNHYSTGFLKGWENPVDNIKKSCPMRLIRSNGLKTFVQV
- a CDS encoding 3'-5' exonuclease — translated: MNSFTAIDFETAQGYRWSICQVGLIRVENGEIVKQINLLVQPPHNYYWDRFIDIHGITPEDTENAPTFDIVWPQIEPYITGQHVVAHNGFSFDFHCIKQTLEYYNLCVPEYDKHCTYRIYGANLASLCEEYCIELNHHDALSDALACAKLFLQHIKNN